One genomic window of Manihot esculenta cultivar AM560-2 chromosome 16, M.esculenta_v8, whole genome shotgun sequence includes the following:
- the LOC110602882 gene encoding peroxidase 7: MKSVNSFILLFLAFPLISASDYNSAGNNENEAPSLIVPTLLDSLPSEDDLLSFVYYHQRCPEAEAIINRKVREWVNKDYTLAASLLRLHFHDCAVRGCDASILLNYEGSERTADVSKSLRGFDVIDDIKAEIEKKCPKTVSCADILTAASRDATVFLGGPYWTVPYGRKDGKISIDKEAQLVPMGLENITTLIEFFQSQGLDVLDLVVLSGAHTIGRATCGTIQHRLYNFEGTGKPDPSLDAKYLNFLTRKCRWASEYVELDGITPKTFDAEYYNNLQKNMGLLSTDQLLFSDPRTAPLVNTFASAPSVFYHQFGVSMAKLGNILVPSVQDQGEIRTICSSVNSYTN; the protein is encoded by the exons ATGAAATCAGTCAATTCCTTCATCCTCCTCTTTCTTGCTTTTCCTTTGATTTCAGCCTCAGATTATAACTCTGCTGGAAACAATGAAAATGAAGCACCATCCCTTATTGTTCCGACATTGCTGGATAGCTTACCTTCAGAAGATGACTTGCTGTCTTTTGTTTACTATCATCAAAGATGTCCTGAAGCTGAAGCCATCATCAATAGAAAAGTTAGAGAATGGGTTAACAAAGACTACACCCTTGCTGCCAGTCTCCTCAGGCTTCACTTTCATGATTGTGCTGTTAGG gGATGCGATGCCTCCATTCTCTTGAACTATGAGGGAAGTGAAAGGACGGCAGACGTAAGCAAAAGCCTAAGAGGATTCGACGTGATTGACGATATCAAAGCAGAGATTGAGAAGAAATGCCCGAAAACGGTCTCCTGTGCCGACATTCTTACAGCAGCTTCTAGGGATGCTACAGTTTTTCTTGGAGGTCCTTACTGGACGGTGCCGTATGGAAGGAAAGATGGGAAGATTTCTATTGACAAGGAAGCCCAATTGGTGCCAATGGGTCTAGAAAACATTACTACTCTCATCGAGTTCTTCCAATCTCAGGGCCTTGATGTGCTTGACTTGGTCGTTCTCTCAG GAGCACATACCATTGGGAGGGCCACGTGTGGAACAATACAACATCGGCTATATAACTTTGAAGGAACAGGAAAACCAGATCCATCTCTTGACGCCAAGTATTTAAACTTCTTGACAAGGAAATGCAGATGGGCCTCTGAGTACGTTGAGCTTGATGGCATAACTCCGAAGACCTTTGATGCTGAGTACTACAACAATCTCCAGAAAAACATGGGACTTCTCTCCACAGATCAATTGCTATTTTCTGATCCAAGGACTGCTCCTCTTGTTAatacttttgcttctgcacctTCTGTCTTCTATCATCAGTTTGGGGTTTCCATGGCCAAGCTTGGCAATATTCTTGTCCCTTCTGTTCAAGACCAAGGAGAAATTCGAACCATTTGCTCTTCCGTCAATTCTTACACAAACTAG